In one window of Chryseobacterium sp. JV274 DNA:
- a CDS encoding NAD(P)-dependent oxidoreductase, whose protein sequence is MNTYKIAVIGGTGKSGQYLVQNLLKKGYSLKLLVRHPENFTIQNSFIELVKGDVRDDTAVRTLIEGTGIVISTLGQPKGERSIFSDAVKNIIKAMNHYGISRYIVTTGLSVNTLSDQKNENVKMATDWMYQNYPETTADKQKEYELLMESNLDWTLVRLPLIHLTEESYETETNLTDCLGENISASDLSTFLVSQIDDVEYLRKSPFLYNLKE, encoded by the coding sequence ATGAATACCTATAAAATTGCCGTAATCGGCGGAACAGGAAAATCCGGTCAATATCTGGTACAAAACCTTTTGAAAAAAGGATATTCCCTTAAACTTTTAGTAAGACATCCTGAAAATTTCACCATTCAAAATTCCTTTATTGAGTTGGTAAAAGGAGATGTAAGAGATGACACAGCTGTCCGTACACTGATTGAAGGGACTGGTATTGTAATAAGCACGCTAGGCCAGCCAAAAGGAGAGAGATCTATATTCAGTGATGCGGTGAAAAATATCATCAAAGCGATGAATCATTACGGGATCAGTCGCTATATTGTAACCACAGGTTTGAGTGTGAATACATTATCTGATCAAAAAAACGAAAACGTAAAAATGGCTACAGACTGGATGTACCAGAACTATCCTGAAACGACGGCTGATAAGCAAAAAGAGTACGAACTTCTTATGGAAAGCAATCTGGACTGGACTTTGGTAAGATTACCATTGATTCACCTCACAGAAGAAAGTTATGAAACTGAAACAAATCTTACTGACTGCCTAGGGGAAAATATCAGCGCTTCAGATCTTTCAACATTCTTAGTTTCTCAAATTGATGATGTTGAATACCTAAGGAAAAGTCCGTTTTTGTATAATCTGAAAGAATAA
- a CDS encoding methyltransferase domain-containing protein, with amino-acid sequence MPWNPELYDQYKDVRYKPFYDLAALIKPENNIKAIDLGCGTGEQTSILTEKLTGSTFLGIDSSAEMLEKSKKYENENLHFKLQSIEDAVQSEQQWDLVFSNAALQWADDHETLFPKIIGLLSPEGQLAIQMPVQKENVLNQILTAMANEEPYASQLNHFNRDSPVLSMDDYAQILFDNGIQDIEIYQKVYPIIADDHEALYEFISGTALLPYLELLEGNQKESFITEFKSRIAQRFTKYPAIYAFKRILMYGRKK; translated from the coding sequence ATGCCCTGGAATCCCGAATTATATGATCAGTACAAAGATGTACGGTACAAACCCTTTTACGATTTAGCAGCATTAATCAAGCCTGAAAACAATATAAAAGCCATCGACTTAGGCTGTGGTACCGGAGAGCAAACCTCCATTTTAACCGAAAAACTGACAGGTTCTACATTTTTAGGAATTGATTCATCGGCAGAAATGCTTGAAAAATCGAAGAAATATGAAAATGAAAACCTACATTTTAAACTTCAGAGCATTGAAGATGCTGTACAGTCAGAACAACAATGGGATCTTGTTTTCAGTAATGCAGCTCTGCAATGGGCGGACGATCATGAAACTTTATTTCCTAAGATCATTGGACTGCTATCTCCTGAAGGGCAGCTCGCCATTCAAATGCCCGTTCAGAAAGAAAATGTTCTCAATCAGATTCTGACAGCAATGGCAAATGAAGAACCTTATGCATCGCAGTTGAATCATTTCAACCGTGATTCACCAGTACTTTCAATGGATGATTATGCTCAGATTTTGTTTGATAACGGAATTCAGGATATAGAAATATATCAGAAAGTTTATCCCATTATTGCGGATGATCATGAGGCTTTATATGAATTTATTTCAGGAACAGCCTTATTACCTTATCTGGAACTTCTGGAAGGAAATCAAAAAGAAAGTTTCATTACCGAATTTAAATCCCGAATAGCACAAAGGTTTACAAAATATCCGGCCATCTATGCTTTTAAGCGGATACTTATGTATGGCCGTAAAAAATAA